One Argonema galeatum A003/A1 DNA window includes the following coding sequences:
- a CDS encoding PAS domain S-box protein, whose product MSSSLGYDPSLDQPIDEADPAQQSLRDRQLRTLFEIALDGMAIADDQGRYLDVNPAACELFGLERDELLGRSIVEFAEPGLNFQAVWQEFQQQEKVRGEFSLVRADGDIRIVEYAATANFLPHRHLSVMRDITERKQAEAQVRELTQQLNQQVHQPVSELEQTQAQLRESQQRLESILNSVEGVVWSIHPETFETIYINPAVEQIFGCSVAEFFANPNLWFEIIHPDDQSNIANVFARLKEKGRSRTEYRIIRRDGQVRWLSVNSYLVYDETGKPIRIDGITTDITDRKQAEIELAASQAELMALFNAMQDVIIVLNSEGRYLKIAPSSAPLLYLPSNTMLGKTLHEVLPQDAADFFLNTIHKAIINQSLMPLEYSLPIGDRLVWFDASISPMSEDKVLWVARDISDRKHQEQSLRLIVEGTAAKTGEEFFKSCVQYLAQVLEVRYAFIAEFVNSEKVSAKTLAFWAGNDFGDNFTYNLVGTPCNNVYIQGDLCRYPNSVQTLFPEDNDLVTLQAQSYAGLQIIDTAGNPLGLIVVLDTKPMVPNVEMQSAILRIFATRAGAEIERIEAEAAVRRSEIQLRLQSEELTATLKKLQNTQTQLIQAEKMSSLGQLVAGIAHEINNPVSFIYGNLKPAADYASDLIELIHLYQEHYPTPPQAISDFTEDIDLEYLITDFSKLLVSMKTGAIRISDIVKSLRTFSRLDEADLKEIDIHENIESTLIILQNRLNSSTGKTEISVVKNYGSLPLIECYGGLLNQVFLNLLVNAIDAIEQRRSSLKLTERSDYLGWITITTSINLGNQVLISIQDNGCGMSPEIQEKIFNPFFTTKPVGKGTGMGLATSYQIVTENHRGNLRCCSIPGKGTEFRIELPISQPK is encoded by the coding sequence ATGTCATCCTCACTAGGTTACGACCCTAGCCTGGATCAACCAATTGATGAAGCAGATCCAGCCCAGCAGTCCCTAAGAGACCGCCAATTACGGACGCTTTTTGAGATAGCCCTGGATGGGATGGCGATCGCAGACGACCAAGGGCGCTACCTAGATGTCAACCCTGCCGCCTGTGAATTATTTGGTCTAGAGAGAGATGAACTTCTGGGACGCAGTATCGTTGAGTTTGCGGAACCGGGGTTGAATTTCCAAGCAGTTTGGCAAGAATTTCAGCAACAAGAGAAAGTGCGCGGTGAGTTCAGCTTAGTGCGGGCCGATGGGGATATTCGCATAGTGGAATATGCGGCGACGGCCAACTTTTTACCCCACCGGCACCTATCCGTGATGCGAGATATTACAGAACGCAAACAAGCAGAGGCACAAGTCCGAGAACTGACACAACAGCTAAATCAGCAAGTTCACCAACCTGTCAGCGAATTAGAACAAACTCAAGCTCAATTACGGGAATCTCAGCAACGACTGGAAAGCATTTTGAATTCCGTTGAGGGAGTGGTGTGGTCAATCCACCCGGAAACCTTTGAGACGATTTACATCAACCCCGCCGTAGAACAAATATTCGGTTGTTCGGTGGCAGAGTTTTTCGCCAACCCTAACCTCTGGTTTGAAATCATTCATCCCGACGATCAAAGTAACATTGCCAATGTTTTCGCCAGACTCAAAGAAAAGGGGAGAAGCAGAACAGAATATCGCATTATTCGCCGGGATGGACAAGTGCGCTGGTTGTCTGTTAACTCTTATCTGGTTTATGACGAAACCGGAAAACCGATTCGCATTGATGGCATTACCACCGACATCACCGATCGCAAACAAGCTGAAATAGAGTTAGCCGCCTCTCAAGCCGAATTAATGGCACTATTTAATGCCATGCAAGATGTCATTATTGTGCTGAATTCAGAGGGACGCTATCTAAAAATCGCTCCTAGTTCTGCTCCCCTGTTATACTTACCTTCAAATACAATGTTAGGCAAAACTCTCCACGAAGTCCTCCCCCAAGATGCCGCAGATTTTTTCCTCAATACTATTCACAAAGCTATTATTAATCAATCCCTGATGCCGTTGGAATACTCATTACCTATAGGCGATCGCTTAGTCTGGTTTGATGCTAGTATTTCTCCCATGTCTGAAGATAAAGTTCTTTGGGTAGCTAGAGATATCAGCGATCGCAAACATCAAGAACAATCTCTCCGCTTAATCGTTGAAGGTACAGCGGCAAAAACTGGTGAAGAATTTTTCAAAAGTTGCGTCCAATATCTCGCCCAAGTATTAGAAGTCCGTTATGCTTTCATTGCTGAATTTGTTAACTCAGAAAAAGTGAGCGCGAAAACTCTAGCATTTTGGGCGGGAAATGACTTTGGTGATAATTTTACTTACAATTTAGTCGGGACACCCTGTAACAATGTTTATATTCAAGGTGATTTATGTCGATACCCAAATTCAGTTCAAACCCTTTTTCCCGAAGATAATGATTTAGTCACCCTCCAAGCCCAAAGTTATGCTGGTTTGCAGATTATTGATACTGCTGGAAATCCCTTGGGATTAATCGTAGTTTTAGATACTAAACCGATGGTGCCAAATGTAGAAATGCAGTCAGCCATCTTAAGAATATTTGCCACTCGTGCGGGTGCGGAAATAGAGCGGATAGAGGCGGAAGCAGCAGTGCGTCGATCAGAAATTCAACTGAGGCTACAATCTGAAGAATTAACAGCAACCCTCAAAAAGTTGCAAAATACTCAAACTCAGTTAATTCAAGCGGAAAAGATGTCAAGTTTGGGACAGTTAGTAGCAGGAATTGCCCATGAAATTAATAACCCCGTGAGCTTTATTTATGGCAATCTTAAACCCGCTGCTGATTATGCCAGTGACTTAATTGAGCTAATTCACCTTTACCAAGAGCATTATCCGACTCCACCCCAGGCAATCTCTGATTTTACAGAAGATATTGACCTTGAGTATCTGATCACTGATTTTTCTAAGTTGCTAGTATCAATGAAAACAGGAGCCATACGCATCAGTGATATTGTTAAGTCTCTGCGAACATTTTCACGCCTGGATGAAGCGGATTTAAAAGAAATAGATATTCACGAAAATATCGAGAGTACCTTAATCATTTTACAAAATCGCTTGAATAGTTCGACCGGAAAAACCGAAATTTCTGTGGTCAAAAACTATGGAAGTTTACCCTTAATTGAATGTTATGGTGGTTTATTAAATCAGGTGTTTCTGAATTTGTTAGTCAATGCAATTGATGCGATCGAACAACGGCGAAGCAGCCTAAAGTTAACCGAACGTTCAGATTATCTTGGCTGGATTACGATTACTACCTCTATCAATTTAGGAAATCAGGTTTTGATATCCATTCAGGATAATGGTTGTGGGATGAGTCCAGAGATTCAAGAAAAAATATTTAATCCATTTTTTACCACCAAACCTGTCGGTAAAGGTACAGGTATGGGGTTAGCAACTAGCTATCAAATTGTGACGGAAAATCATCGCGGTAATTTGCGGTGTTGTTCTATACCTGGAAAAGGGACTGAGTTTAGGATTGAGTTGCCGATTAGCCAGCCGAAATAA
- a CDS encoding glycoside hydrolase family 13 protein, which yields MQINTPDWVKHAVFYQIFPDRFARSKQPHKRLLKNASWEAWDDMPTLQGYKGGDLWGVIEQLDYLQDLGINAIYFTPIFQSASNHRYHTHDYYLVDPMLGGNSAFKELLDAAHQRNIKVVLDGVFNHASRGFFFFHDILENGPHSPWLDWFKIEGWPVSAYNGEFPANYIGWGGNRALPEFNHENPEVREYIMEIAEYWIKFGVDGWRLDVPFEIKAAGFWQEFRDRVKAVNPEAYIVGEVWGDSREWLDGTQFDGVMNYLFAAPTIAFTAGDRVDMEQVQDRSYHPYPPLFAKEYGEKITQLLELYPWEIQLTQLNLLASHDTARLISIAGGDRSSVELATLLLLTYPGASSIYYGDEVGLPGKLDPDSRRGFPMEAYWELDVLKYHQQLIGLRHKYSALRTGSYQILYAEGTVYVFARILGSEELIVAVNIGTAPANASFEVTHLQSKPSKILYGTGEVSWHNEGESNQLTLNLPPRSGCILG from the coding sequence ATGCAGATTAATACTCCAGATTGGGTCAAACACGCTGTTTTCTACCAAATTTTTCCAGATCGCTTCGCCAGAAGCAAGCAGCCTCACAAGCGGCTTTTGAAGAATGCCTCGTGGGAAGCCTGGGACGATATGCCAACGCTGCAAGGCTACAAGGGCGGCGATTTGTGGGGTGTGATAGAACAACTGGATTATTTGCAGGATTTGGGGATTAACGCGATTTATTTTACCCCCATTTTTCAATCGGCTAGCAATCATCGTTACCACACTCACGATTATTACCTGGTCGATCCGATGTTGGGGGGAAATTCGGCTTTTAAAGAATTGCTAGATGCAGCCCACCAACGGAATATCAAAGTTGTTCTGGATGGGGTGTTTAACCACGCCAGTCGCGGCTTTTTCTTTTTCCACGATATCCTGGAAAATGGCCCCCATTCTCCTTGGTTGGATTGGTTTAAAATTGAAGGCTGGCCGGTATCTGCTTACAATGGTGAGTTCCCCGCTAATTATATAGGTTGGGGTGGAAATCGGGCGCTGCCAGAGTTCAATCACGAGAATCCCGAAGTGCGGGAATATATTATGGAGATTGCCGAATATTGGATTAAATTCGGCGTCGATGGTTGGCGCTTAGATGTGCCGTTTGAGATTAAAGCAGCTGGATTTTGGCAGGAGTTTCGCGATCGCGTCAAAGCTGTCAACCCCGAAGCCTACATCGTCGGCGAAGTCTGGGGAGACTCCCGCGAATGGCTGGATGGCACCCAATTTGATGGAGTGATGAATTACTTATTTGCCGCACCGACGATCGCATTTACCGCAGGCGATCGCGTTGACATGGAACAAGTACAAGACCGTTCCTACCATCCCTACCCGCCCCTATTTGCCAAAGAATATGGCGAAAAAATCACCCAACTACTAGAATTATACCCCTGGGAAATTCAGCTTACCCAGCTTAATCTGCTAGCCAGTCACGATACAGCGCGTTTAATTTCTATTGCGGGAGGCGATAGATCGAGTGTGGAATTAGCAACGTTGCTGTTATTAACTTATCCCGGTGCAAGCAGCATTTACTACGGTGATGAAGTTGGTTTACCTGGTAAGTTAGATCCAGACTCTCGTCGCGGCTTTCCTATGGAAGCCTACTGGGAACTTGATGTTCTAAAATATCACCAGCAACTGATAGGATTGCGTCATAAATACTCTGCCCTCCGCACGGGTTCGTACCAAATTTTGTATGCTGAGGGAACGGTTTATGTGTTCGCTCGCATTTTAGGATCTGAGGAATTAATTGTTGCCGTTAACATCGGAACTGCACCCGCAAATGCCAGCTTTGAAGTAACCCATCTGCAATCTAAACCTAGCAAAATATTGTATGGTACTGGCGAAGTATCGTGGCACAATGAGGGAGAATCCAATCAACTAACATTGAATCTTCCGCCTCGGAGTGGCTGTATTTTAGGTTGA
- a CDS encoding N-acetylmuramoyl-L-alanine amidase, translating into MWFEIFEDGTVFLMYGNKAIQKWDTQMQVAQLQKILDPSVANKFSFAPKDKPKPSLIATDELGDLASNSGSTLAPIKPEVKWVASPNFSSRNGEKIKRIINHYTNVANLPSTISWYQNSQSQVSAHYIVDKNGTIYQMVEDADKAWHAHGENNDSIGIEHIAKAGERLAPKQEEATIALHKWLMVEYGISSDNVTGHRFTEHNKGKTDCPHSIFGGNTEQALRDWVKKNLVSH; encoded by the coding sequence ATGTGGTTTGAAATTTTTGAAGATGGGACTGTATTTTTAATGTATGGCAATAAAGCGATTCAAAAATGGGATACCCAAATGCAGGTAGCGCAACTGCAAAAAATTCTCGATCCTAGTGTCGCTAATAAGTTCAGCTTCGCCCCAAAAGACAAACCAAAACCATCGCTCATTGCGACTGATGAACTAGGGGACTTGGCCTCTAATTCAGGCAGTACTTTAGCACCAATTAAGCCAGAAGTAAAATGGGTGGCCTCGCCAAATTTTTCTAGCCGCAACGGGGAAAAAATCAAGCGTATCATCAATCATTACACAAATGTGGCTAACTTACCAAGCACAATTAGTTGGTATCAAAATTCTCAATCCCAGGTTTCCGCACACTACATTGTCGATAAAAACGGCACTATTTATCAAATGGTGGAAGATGCCGACAAAGCGTGGCACGCACATGGAGAGAATAACGATTCCATTGGCATCGAACATATTGCCAAAGCTGGCGAAAGACTAGCGCCAAAGCAAGAAGAGGCAACGATCGCGCTGCACAAATGGCTGATGGTTGAATATGGGATCTCGTCGGATAATGTTACAGGCCATAGATTCACGGAACACAATAAAGGAAAAACAGATTGTCCCCACTCTATTTTCGGTGGAAATACGGAGCAGGCTTTACGAGATTGGGTCAAGAAAAACTTGGTTAGTCATTAG